In the Phaseolus vulgaris cultivar G19833 chromosome 7, P. vulgaris v2.0, whole genome shotgun sequence genome, one interval contains:
- the LOC137830395 gene encoding ran-binding protein 1 homolog b-like, whose translation MSSADPEHREEEEVPAAGDDEDTGANIAPIVKLEEVAVTTGEEDEDPILDLKSKLYRFDKDGNQWKERGAGTVKFLKHKVTGKVRLLMRQSKTLKICANHLILATMSVQEHAGNEKSCVWHARDYADGELKDELFCIRFPSIENCKSFMETFQEVAESQKTEDDNESSAAAGLIEKLSVEEKTEKKEAEEKSDDKTEIESEKESKAVEDKKAVEPASSA comes from the exons ATGTCGAGCGCCGATCCCGAGCACCGAGAGGAGGAGGAGGTACCCGCCGCCGGAGATGACGAGGACACCGGAGCTAACATCGCTCCTATAGTCAAACTCGAGGAGGTTGCTGTAACCACCGGCGAGGAGGACGAAGATCCAATCCTAGATCT CAAATCGAAATTGTACCGTTTTGACAAAGATGGGAACCAGTGGAAGGAGCGAGGCGCAGGCACCGTGAAGTTCCTGAAGCATAAGGTTACCGGCAAGGTTAGGCTTCTCATGAGGCAGTCCAAGACTCTCAAGATCTGTGCCAATCATCTCA TTTTGGCCACGATGTCTGTGCAAGAGCACGCTGGGAACGAGAAATCCTGCGTTTGGCATGCTAGGGATTATGCTGACGGTGAACTTAAGGACGAACTTTTCTGCATCCGATTTCCTTCTATTGAAA ATTGCAAAAGCTTCATGGAAACATTCCAAGAAGTTGCTGAATCCCAGAAGACAGAGGATGACAATGAATCATCTGCAGCAGCTGGTCTTATTGAGAAATTAAGTGTTGAAGAGAAGACAGAGAAGAAAGAAGCTGAAGAGAAGTCTGATGACAAAACAGAGATAGAATCTGAAAAGGAAAGCAAGGCAGTTGAAGATAAGAAAGCTGTAGAACCTGCATCCTCAGCTTGA